A genomic stretch from Podospora pseudoanserina strain CBS 124.78 chromosome 3, whole genome shotgun sequence includes:
- the DAD4 gene encoding DASH complex subunit dad4 (EggNog:ENOG503P5Z2; COG:S) — translation MESPHEHQQNLLLSRIITNVEKLNESILVMNKTLQDINIQNMNIELVAQMFKNYQSNVLFHLEATDNLKDPA, via the exons ATG GAAAGTCCACACGAGCATCAGCAGAACCTCCTGCTGTCGCGCATTATCACCAATGTC GAGAAACTGAACGAGTCCATTCTTGTCATGAACAAGACCCTTCAA GACATCAACATTCAGAACATGAACATTGAGCTGGTAGCCCAAATGTTCAAGAATTACCAGTCCAATGtccttttccatctcgaGG CTACGGACAACTTGAAAGACCCGGCGTGA
- a CDS encoding hypothetical protein (BUSCO:EOG09264I14; COG:S; EggNog:ENOG503P226): MASQNPEVLAAQAAHTALLEQLDIHSIHKTFRNPHWRPNQRRNKNIKTILGDAQKKEASVIATPQDASGAATPKDQNDDGLSTSGTSTPASSGGNSLQPNLAQASRSLSKLVLEKSLNNNNNNKQGNGNGNGATSSAPIPTYTNIEGAPSLAPQKRYCDVTGLPAPYIDPKTRLKYHNREVFGMIRSLPNGVGEQFLEARGAQTILK, translated from the coding sequence ATGGCATCACAGAACCCCGAAGTCCTCGCCGCGCAAGCAGCCCACACAGCCCTCCTCGAGCAACTCGACATCCACTCCATCCACAAGACCTTCCGCAACCCACACTGGCGCCCCAACCAGCGCCGCAACAAGAACATCAAGACCATTCTCGGCGACGCCCAAAAGAAGGAAGCTTCCGTGATCGCTACCCCCCAAGACGCCAGCGGCGCCGCGACTCCAAAAGACCAAAACGACGACGGCCTCTCAACGAGTGGGACGTCTACACCTgccagcagcggcggcaacagCCTTCAacccaacctcgcccaggCGTCGAGGAGCTTGTCGAAGCTGGTGCTGGAAAAGTCAttaaacaacaacaacaacaacaagcaaggTAATGGAAACGGCAACGGAGCCACGTCCTCTGCCCCAATCCCAACATACACCAACATCGAAGGCGCTCCAAGTCTAGCTCCACAGAAGCGGTACTGCGACGTCACTGGTCTACCAGCACCATACATTGACCCCAAGACGAGACTAAAGTATCACAACCGGGAGGTGTTTGGGATGATTCGATCTCTGCCCAATGGCGTAGGGGAGCAATTCTTGGAAGCCAGAGGGGCTCAGACGATACTGAAATAG